A section of the Macadamia integrifolia cultivar HAES 741 chromosome 9, SCU_Mint_v3, whole genome shotgun sequence genome encodes:
- the LOC122089445 gene encoding protein trichome birefringence-like — translation MADAIKDLSIGGNLISDLKSLSSVLRTKRTVVFAYGFMFTFVACSVFIAFNPSATSSPWFTNIFGSSGSDSDYPYRSNFSSLLSYFLPNSSRPTYSSTQTTLPSPFPRGDLNVSTSHTYLPEAKEFQPGNNRTEIAKPTSPKSQLVDEKGVPKNEIETSAGKSNSQVPPLKSQSDRSPSQSHKMDSLPKNGIVNGLAKPPLPISLPEKKTESSNGKTEAPVGNQTVGVPSKSSEKEGLPKNGMAKGAAGRQAGMSKSNVTASLLKRNNESPSSSPRISSTKQANSNLLSSMMHCNIFYGRWVEDDSYPLYPPGSCPHIDEPFNCFLNNRPDGAYQKFRWQPKGCNIPRLNGRDMLELLRGKRLVFVGDSLNRNMWESLVCILRNSVQDKSKVFEASGRREFRTEGSYSFLYKDFNCSVEFFRSPFLVQEWEIPDTNGSKKETLRLDVVERSSDKYKNADIIVFNTGHWWTHEKTAKGKDYYQEGSHIYDELNVVEAFRRALTTWARWVDANVNPKKTLVFFRGYSASHFSGGQWNSGGQCDHETEPIKNETYLSTYPVKMTVLESVLKGMRTPVSYLNITRMTDYRKDAHPSIYRKQNLTDEERRSPLRYQDCSHWCLPGVPDSWNELLYAQLLIKYSQQRQQQQKRP, via the exons ATGGCCGATGCGATCAAGGATCTCTCCATCGGTGGAAACCTCATCTCCGACCTGAAGAGCTTGTCCTCTGTTCTCAGAACCAAGAGAACTGTGGTTTTTGCTTATGGGTTTATGTTCACGTTTGTCGCTTGCTCTGTCTTCATCGCCTTCAACCCTTCTGCAACTTCTTCCCCTTGGTTCACCAACATCTTCGGTAGTTCTGGTTCTGATTCTGATTACCCCTATAGATCtaacttctcttcccttttatcTTACTTCCTTCCCAATTCCTCTCGACCCACTTACTCTTCCACTCAGACTACTCTTCCTTCTCCATTTCCACGAGGTGATCTCAATGTCTCCACGTCTCATACTTATCTCCCGGAAGCAAAAGAGTTCCAACCTGGGAACAATCGGACTGAGATTGCGAAACCGACGTCACCAAAATCGCAACTTGTAGATGAAAAAGGTGTTCCGAAGAACGAAATAGAAACTAGTGCTGGTAAATCAAACTCTCAAGTTCCACCCTTGAAATCGCAGTCTGATAGGTCGCCATCGCAATCCCATAAGATGGATAGTCTGCCCAAGAATGGTATTGTGAATGGGTTAGCGAAACCACCGTTACCCATATCTCTACCGGAGAAGAAAACAGAGAGCAGTAATGGTAAGACAGAGGCTCCAGTAGGGAATCAGACTGTGGGTGTGCCCTCGAAGTCCTCTGAAAAGGAGGGTCTGCCTAAGAATGGGATGGCTAAAGGGGCTGCAGGGAGGCAGGCTGGGATGTCGAAGTCGAACGTAACTGCTTCGCTTTTGAAGCGGAACAATGagtctccttcttcttctcccaggATTTCATCTACGAAGCAGGCGAATTCGAATTTGCTGAGTTCAATGATGCATTGTAACATTTTTTATGGAAGATGGGTTGAGGATGATTCTTATCCACTTTATCCACCGGGGTCTTGTCCTCACATCGACGAACCGTTTAACTGTTTTCTCAACAATCGGCCTGATGGAGCTTATCAGAAATTCAGATGGCAACCCAAGGGCTGCAACATCCCAAG GTTGAATGGGAGGGATATGTTAGAATTATTGAGAGGAAAACGACTAGTTTTTGTCGGTGATTCCCTGAATAGAAATATGTGGGAATCTCTGGTTTGCATTCTTAGAAACTCGGTGCAAGATAAAAGCAAGGTCTTTGAAGCTTCTGGTAGACGGGAGTTTCGCACAGAGggttcttattcttttttatataaa GATTTCAACTGTTCCGTAGAGTTCTTTCGATCTCCTTTCCTGGTCCAAGAATGGGAAATTCCAGACACGAATGGATCGAAGAAGGAAACACTTCGTCTCGACGTAGTTGAGAGATCATCAGATAAATACAAGAATGCAGATATTATCGTCTTCAACACGGGACACTGGTGGACTCACGAAAAGACTGCAAAGGG AAAGGACTATTACCAAGAAGGTAGCCATATCTATGACGAGTTGAACGTTGTCGAGGCATTTCGGAGAGCTTTGACAACTTGGGCAAGATGGGTCGATGCCAATGTAAATCCCAAGAAGACCCTGGTTTTCTTCAGGGGTTATTCTGCTTCTCATTTCAG TGGTGGGCAGTGGAATTCAGGTGGGCAATGCGACCATGAAACTGAACCCATCAAGAACGAGACCTATTTGTCTACGTATCCGGTGAAGATGACAGTGTTAGAGTCAGTATTGAAGGGGATGAGAACACCAGTTTCATACCTGAATATTACAAGGATGACCGATTACAGGAAAGATGCCCACCCTTCTATATACAGGAAGCAGAATTTAACAGATGAGGAACGGAGATCTCCATTGAGGTACCAGGATTGCAGCCATTGGTGTCTCCCTGGAGTGCCCGACTCATGGAATGAGCTTCTCTACGCTCAGTTGCTGATCAAATACAGCCAACAACGACAGCAACAGCAGAAGAGACCATAG